The Punica granatum isolate Tunisia-2019 chromosome 4, ASM765513v2, whole genome shotgun sequence genome has a window encoding:
- the LOC116204714 gene encoding probable inactive shikimate kinase like 2, chloroplastic: MATASSVSPTPSPLCSLSRQTPVFKPKPSDFSLRILSPASSNPSAVAFSPSSLSAPRFASNNVASSSWDRPRRLSCRCHSSTVPVNISNYEFSDNASDMELRIQLGDVEIQSPRDVSVDAEDTSLTIKVKRAGNLFTLLEADTLFDRIKAAETIWYIDDDELVINLKKQDPDLKWPDIMESWQSLTAGAMQLLKGASIYIVGDSTEINQKVGKELAVGLGYTPLDTKGLLETFAKQTIDSWVTAEGNDSVAEAESAILESLSSHVRAVVATLGGQQGAARRAYGWRHLYAGFTVWLSETEATDEDSAKEEARRHIIDGSLGYSNADVVVKLQGWDSVHVKSVAQASLSALKRLILSDKDLPGKKSLYIRLGCRGDWPNIRPPGWDPSTDDDATVSNT; the protein is encoded by the exons ATGGCAACTGCGAGCAGCGTCTCTCCTACTCCTAGTCCTCTCTGCTCCCTCTCGCGCCAAACTCCCGTCTTCAAACCCAAGCCTTCCGACTTCTCTCTCAGAATTCTCAGTCCGGCATCCTCAAACCCTAGCGCCGTCGCCTTCTCAccttcttctctctcagctcCTCGGTTCGCCTCCAACAATGTGGCGTCCTCGTCGTGGGACAGACCTCGCCGTCTCTCCTGTAGATGTCACTCGTCTACTGTCCCCGTCAACATCAGCAATTACGAG TTCTCTGACAATGCTTCTGATATGGAACTGCGGATACAACTTGGGGACGTAGAAATTCAAAGCCCTAGAGATGTTTCTGTGGATGCAGAAGACACCTCATTAACCATCAAAGTCAAGCGTGCAGGGAATCTCTTCACACTATTGGAAGCAGATACTCTTTTTGATAGAATAAAGGCTGCTGAAACTATATG GTATATAGATGACGATGAACTAGTTAttaacttgaagaagcaggaTCCTGATCTAAAATGGCCTGATATTATGGAGTCCTGGCAGTCACTAACTGCAGGAGCCATGCAACTTCTTAAAGGAGCATCTATCTACATCGTTGGGGACTCCACAGAGATCAACCAGAAAGTGGGAAAGGAACTCGCTGTGGGTCTTGG GTATACGCCTCTTGATACCAAAGGGTTGCTGGAAACATTTGCCAAGCAAACAATTGATTCAT GGGTGACTGCTGAAGGAAATGACTCTGTTGCAGAAGCAGAGAGTGCGATCCTAGAAAGCCTAAGTAG TCATGTCCGAGCTGTTGTCGCAACTCTAGGAGGGCAACAGGGAGCTGCTCGTAGAGCTTATGGATGGAGGCATCTTTATGCAGGATTTACAGTCTGGCTGTCTGAGACCGAAGCTACAG ATGAAGATTCTGCCAAGGAAGAGGCCAGGAGACACATTATAGATGGGTCTCTGGGGTACTCGAATGCAGACGTGGTTGTTAAGCTCCAAGGGTGGGACAGTGTCCATGTGAAGAGTGTGGCTCAGGCATCTCTGAGTGCACTTAAGCGCCTAATTCTGTCTGACAAGGATCTTCCAG GTAAGAAGAGCCTCTACATAAGGTTGGGATGCCGAGGCGATTGGCCGAACATCAGGCCTCCAGGATGGGATCCGTCGACTGATGATGATGCTACAGTTTCAAATACGTAG
- the LOC116205795 gene encoding probable transcription factor KAN2 has translation MELFPAQPDLSLQISPPNSKQAPSAWMGGTREEGVDLGYWKKALDHSSRSSKQDLNTVTTPTTCSNSFELNLSNNNVPRVSLPHHLHHHDPNPKTSSSYPHHHSSNNNNNIFQIHSLQQSPLPAPSSSQHRLITGQEINDFSIPIRGIPIYNHNSPNFPFSRRHHTNPLVDSSPDIACTNYSNGAVNSVPGHSTFQSHHHQGGFMRSRYLSRFPAKRTMRAPRMRWTTTLHARFVHAVELLGGHERATPKSVLELMDVKDLTLAHVKSHLQMYRTVKTTDKAAATSGQIDNFDNGSSGDSTNEDLVLEIPNPRRPDLLVQQRRSNHQENGTHRVLWSNSSSREAWLNGKPSGGNTITSIENEVDRKSSSYERTSEGSSSNLSGSSPKRPNLEFTLGRPH, from the exons ATGGAGCTCTTCCCAGCACAGCCTGATTTGTCCCTTCAAATCAGCCCACCAAACAGCAAACAAGCTCCCTCAGCTTGGATGGGTGGTACTAGAGAGGAAGGGGTTGATTTGGGCTACTGGAAGAAAGCTTTGGACCACTCTTCTAGGAGCTCCAAACAAGACCTTAACACCGTCACTACTCCTACTACTTGTTCTAATTCCTTCGAGCTCAACTTGTCGAATAATAATGTACCGAGGGTTTCTCTtcctcatcatcttcatcatcatgaCCCCAACCCCAAGACCTCTTCTTCTTATCCTCATCATCATTCCAGcaataacaacaataacaTCTTCCAAATCCACTCTTTGCAACAAAGCCCGCTTCCGGCCCCTTCCTCTTCGCAACATCGGTTGATTACAGGCCAAGAGATTAATGACTTCTCGATACCCATAAGAGGGATCCCAATCTACAACCATAACTCCCCCAATTTCCCGTTCTCTCGCCGACACCACACGAACCCCCTTGTGGATTCGTCCCCAGACATAGCTTGCACTAATTATTCCAACGGCGCCGTGAACTCAGTCCCAGGCCACAGCACTTTCCAGTCTCACCACCATCAAGGAGGGTTTATGAGATCGAGGTATCTCTCGAGGTTCCCAGCCAAACGGACCATGCGGGCCCCTCGGATGCGGTGGACTACAACCCTTCATGCTCGTTTCGTTCATGCGGTTGAGCTATTGGGTGGCCATGAAA GAGCAACACCGAAGTCGGTTCTTGAGTTAATGGATGTCAAAGATCTCACACTGGCTCATGTTAAATCTCATTTACAG ATGTATCGAACTGTGAAGACCACAGATAAGGCAGCTGCAACCTCAG gTCAAATAGACAATTTTGACAACGGGTCATCTGGAGACAGTACCAATGAAGATTTGGTGCTTGAAATACCAAACCCAAGACGGCCCGATTTGTTGGTTCAACAGAGACGATCCAATCACCAAGAGAACGGTACTCATCGCGTACTATGGAGCAACTCCTCGAG CAGGGAAGCTTGGTTAAATGGAAAACCATCCGGAGGAAATACGATAACGTCTATCGAG AATGAGGTGGATCGGAAGAGCTCAAGCTACGAGAGAACATCAGAAGGAAGTTCGTCCAATCTGTCCGGGTCAAGCCCCAAGAGACCCAACCTGGAGTTTACGTTGGGAAGGCCACATTAA
- the LOC116205550 gene encoding LOW QUALITY PROTEIN: lysine-specific demethylase JMJ706 (The sequence of the model RefSeq protein was modified relative to this genomic sequence to represent the inferred CDS: substituted 1 base at 1 genomic stop codon): MVEGRMCSSREAKSAESLKRKRPQRMKTDQCVIEAVKLASTPTRSSGDAPRDSSSCIMKADVDMLSRKSRASTKKDVFPKQKMDKFDVKDMEWTEKIAECPVYYPTKEEFEDPLVYLQKIAPVASKFGICKIVSPLTAVPAGVVFMKEKAGLKFTTRLQPLRLAEWDPDDKVTFSVSRRNYSFREFEKMANKVFARRYFSAGSLPASYVEKEFWHEIACGKSRTVEYASDVDGTAFSSSPNDPLGRSSWNLKNLARLPNSTFRLLETAIPGVTDPMLYIGMLFSMFAWHVEDHYLYSISYHHCGAYKTWYGVPGNAASDFERVVKEHVYTNGILPVDGEDGAFDVLFGKTTLFPPNILQENGVPVXKAVQKPGEFVVTFPRAYHAGFSHGFNCCEAENFSIGDWFPFGALARRRYAALNRAPILPYEELLCKEAMLLSASSGLEESSCFSKAELDLRRCIKASFVKLMRLQHRARQSLTKAKTFNGIFPVSHGTILCNLCKRDCYVAYLNCKCYSHPVCLHHGVPSMKSPCRSDFDLFLRDDILEFEAEARKFEREERRSRGSHQKDIIDDDGLEFSNLFDSISGDEYSAFEISGSHPCYVTSPTPLSAIPARDSSIHRDSLAGPKVRPSSDQRDDSSDSEIFRIKRRSSVKVEKRNEKKRVKKLGGELRSRNETTATNSLLKRQSQSDASK; encoded by the exons ATG GTGGAAGGAAGGATGTGTTCGTCTAGAGAGGCCAAAAGTGCGGAATCTCTGAAGCGCAAAAGGCCTCAACGAATGAAAACAGATCAATGTGTCATTGAGGCTGTTAAGCTCGCTAGTACGCCGACTAGAAGCTCAGGAGACGCACCAAGAGATTCATCATCATGTATTATGAAAGCAGATGTTGATATGCTGTCCAGGAAAAGTCGTGCCTCGACCAAGAAGGATGTTTTCCCCAAACAGAAGATGGATAAGTTTGATGTTAAAGATATGGAATGGACTGAAAAGATTGCTGAGTGCCCTGTGTACTATCCCACGAAAGAGGAGTTCGAGGACCCTTTGGTTTACTTGCAGAAGATAGCTCCAGTAGCTTCAAAATTCG GTATCTGTAAAATCGTATCCCCTTTAACTGCAGTTCCTGCTGGTGTTGTTTTCATGAAGGAGAAAGCAGGCTTAAAGTTCACAACCAGATTACAACCTCTTCGTCTTGCCGAGTGGGATCCCGATGACAAAGTCACCTTTTCTGTGAGTCGAAG AAATTATTCTTTTCGTGAATTCGAGAAAATGGCGAACAAGGTTTTCGCTCGTCGATATTTTAGTGCTGGATCCCTTCCTGCCTCCTATGTGGAAAAGGAATTTTGGCACGAAATTGCCTGTGGAAAGTCGAGAACTGTTGAGTATGCTTCCGATGTTGATGGTACTGCCTTTTCATCTTCTCCTAATGATCCGCTTGGAAGAAGCAGTTGGAATTTAAAG AATCTTGCACGGCTCCCAAACTCCACTTTTCGTCTTTTGGAGACTGCCATCCCG GGAGTTACTGACCCGATGCTTTACATCGGGATGCTGTTTAGCATGTTTGCTTGGCATGTGGAGGATCACTACTTATACAG TATTAGCTATCATCACTGTGGAGCATATAAGACTTGGTATGGTGTTCCTGGTAATGCAGCTTCGGATTTTGAGAGGGTGGTTAAGGAGCATGTCTATACTAATGGTATTCTGCCCGTGGATGGTGAAGACGGTGCATTTGATGTCTTGTTCGGGAAAACAACACTTTTCCCACCTAATATTCTCCAAGAGAACGGTGTTCCTGTCTAAAAGGCTGTGCAAAAGCCTGGTGAATTTGTGGTAACATTTCCCCGAGCATATCACGCTGGATTCAGTCACG GTTTCAATTGTTGCGAGGCAGAGAACTTTTCGATTGGTGATTGGTTTCCTTTTGGTGCACTCGCTAGGAGGCGCTATGCAGCTCTTAACCGGGCTCCTATCCTCCCTTACGAAGAGCTCCTCTGCAAGGAAGCTATGCTTCTTTCTGCGAGTTCAGGACTCGAAGAAAGCTCATGCTTTTCAAAGGCAGAACTGGATTTACGTCGCTGTATTAAGGCTTCTTTTGTGAAACTGATGCGCTTACAGCATCGTGCCCGCCAGTCATTAACGAAAGCGAAGACTTTCAATGGAATATTCCCAGTTTCACATGGAACTATACTGTGTAACCTCTGCAAACGAGACTGTTACGTAGCTTACCTTAACTGCAAATGCTATTCGCATCCCGTTTGCCTTCACCACGGTGTTCCATCAATGAAGTCACCTTGTCGGAGTGATTTTGATCTCTTTCTGAGGGATGACATCTTGGAATTTGAGGCTGAAGCGAGGAAGTTCGAGCGGGAAGAGAGAAGATCCAGAGGGTCTCATCAGAAAGACATCATCGATGATGATGGGCTCGAGTTTTCTAATTTGTTTGACAGCATTAGTGGAGACGAATATTCAGCGTTTGAAATATCAGGATCTCATCCGTGCTACGTCACGTCTCCAACTCCTCTCAGTGCCATCCCCGCTCGAGATTCATCTATCCACCGTGACTCTCTTGCGGGTCCCAAGGTTAGGCCAAGCTCAGATCAGCGAGATGATAGTTCAGATTCTGAGATTTTCAGGATCAAACGCCGATCTTCAGTGAAAGTGGAGAAAAGAAAT gaaaagaaaagagtgaAGAAACTCGGAGGAGAACTTAGGAGCAGGAATGAGACGACGGCGACGAATAGCTTGCTGAAAAGGCAATCCCAGTCAGACGCCTCCAAATGA